Proteins encoded within one genomic window of Streptomyces profundus:
- the rpmG gene encoding 50S ribosomal protein L33, with the protein MAATDVRPKITLACVECKERNYITRKNRRNDPDRMEMKKHCPRCNAHTAHRETR; encoded by the coding sequence GTGGCTGCCACCGACGTCCGCCCGAAGATCACGCTGGCCTGCGTGGAGTGCAAGGAGCGGAACTACATCACCAGGAAGAACCGGCGTAATGACCCGGATCGCATGGAGATGAAGAAGCACTGCCCGCGCTGCAACGCGCACACGGCCCACCGCGAGACCCGCTGA
- a CDS encoding MaoC family dehydratase N-terminal domain-containing protein: MPLDQSFVGRSYPPTEPYEVSREKIREFAEAIGDDSPAYTRPEAARELGHPDVIAPPTFVFLVSYRAAFDVVQDPKLGLDYSRVVHTEQRFTYERPLRAGDRLSVTSTIEAIKSLKGNEMVTVRGELHDESGAHVATAYTKLVARSADEAPAGEGDR, translated from the coding sequence ATGCCCCTCGACCAGTCCTTTGTCGGGCGGAGCTATCCCCCCACCGAGCCGTACGAGGTGAGCCGGGAGAAGATCCGCGAGTTCGCCGAGGCGATCGGGGACGACAGCCCGGCCTACACCCGGCCCGAGGCGGCCAGGGAGTTGGGCCACCCGGACGTGATCGCGCCGCCGACCTTTGTCTTCCTGGTCAGCTACCGCGCCGCGTTCGACGTCGTCCAGGACCCCAAGCTGGGGCTCGACTACAGCCGGGTGGTCCACACCGAGCAGCGGTTCACCTACGAACGCCCACTGCGCGCCGGCGACCGGCTCTCCGTGACGTCGACGATCGAGGCGATCAAATCGCTCAAGGGGAACGAGATGGTGACCGTGCGCGGCGAGCTGCACGACGAGTCGGGCGCCCATGTGGCGACCGCGTACACCAAGCTGGTCGCGCGCAGCGCCGACGAGGCCCCGGCGGGGGAGGGGGACCGATGA
- a CDS encoding bifunctional 5,10-methylenetetrahydrofolate dehydrogenase/5,10-methenyltetrahydrofolate cyclohydrolase — protein sequence MTQTQSARPMDGTGPARRLVEASAADAAEVLRRTGTAPCLATVLVGEDPASVAYVRMKRRQCERAGIASRRVALPASISTEGLVAEVTALSRDAGVHGILLQHPVGPHIDERAAFEAIAPEKDVDGVTTHSFAAMAFGLPGFVSCTPGGIMRLLDAYDVDLAGKHAVVVGRSAILGKPAGLLLLGRDATVTYCHSRTVELSARVREADVLLAAVGRPRFIRGADIKPGAVVIDAGYNEGNVGDVDFESARERASLITPVPGGVGPMTIAVLLAQTVVAAKRQLGLA from the coding sequence GTGACCCAGACACAGTCGGCTCGCCCGATGGACGGCACGGGCCCGGCGCGGCGCCTGGTCGAGGCCAGTGCCGCGGACGCGGCGGAGGTTCTGCGGCGGACGGGGACGGCGCCCTGCCTGGCGACGGTCCTGGTGGGCGAGGATCCCGCGTCGGTGGCCTATGTCCGGATGAAGCGCCGGCAGTGCGAGCGGGCCGGCATCGCGTCCCGGCGGGTGGCGTTGCCCGCGTCGATCAGCACCGAGGGCCTGGTGGCGGAGGTGACCGCCCTCTCGCGTGACGCCGGGGTGCACGGGATTCTGTTGCAGCATCCGGTGGGGCCGCATATCGACGAACGGGCGGCGTTCGAGGCGATCGCGCCGGAGAAGGACGTCGACGGGGTCACCACGCACTCGTTCGCCGCGATGGCCTTCGGCCTGCCCGGCTTCGTGTCGTGCACGCCCGGCGGGATCATGCGGCTGCTCGACGCGTATGACGTCGATCTCGCCGGCAAGCACGCCGTGGTGGTGGGGCGCAGCGCGATTCTCGGGAAGCCGGCGGGCCTGCTGCTGCTCGGTCGGGACGCCACGGTGACGTACTGCCACTCGCGGACGGTCGAGCTGTCCGCGCGGGTGCGGGAGGCGGATGTGCTGCTCGCCGCTGTGGGCCGACCGAGGTTCATCCGGGGTGCGGACATCAAGCCGGGTGCCGTGGTGATCGACGCGGGCTACAACGAGGGGAACGTGGGCGATGTCGACTTCGAGTCGGCGCGGGAGCGGGCGAGCCTGATCACGCCGGTGCCGGGCGGCGTCGGGCCGATGACCATCGCGGTGCTGCTCGCGCAGACGGTGGTGGCGGCGAAGCGTCAACTGGGCCTGGCGTGA
- a CDS encoding pyridoxal phosphate-dependent aminotransferase — protein sequence MSAATPSPAQPPVAPPAQRRVSARIGAISESATLAVTAKAKALRAAGRPVIGFGAGEPDFPTPDYIVAAAEAACREPRFHRYTPAGGLPELREAVAAKTLRDSKYQVEASQVLITNGGKQAIYEAFATLLDPGDEVLVPAPYWTTYPESIRLAGGVPVTVDTDETSGYLASVEQLEAARTSRTKVLLFVSPSNPTGAVYSPEQTKAIGRWAVENGLWVLTDEIYEHLVYGDTEFSSLPTLVPELADRCVVVNGVAKTYAMTGWRVGWLIGPSDVVKAAGNLQSHATSNVSNVAQAAALAAVSGDLDAVAAMREAFDRRRTTIVRMLNEIDGVNCPEPKGAFYAYPSVKELLGKEIGGQRPATTLELAEVLLEKAEVAVVPGEAFGTPGFLRFSYALGDDDLVEGIARIQKLLA from the coding sequence ATGAGTGCCGCAACCCCATCCCCCGCCCAGCCGCCAGTCGCGCCGCCCGCCCAGCGCCGGGTCTCGGCGCGGATCGGTGCCATCTCCGAGTCGGCCACGCTGGCCGTGACCGCCAAGGCGAAGGCGCTGCGCGCCGCCGGCCGACCGGTGATCGGCTTCGGCGCCGGCGAGCCCGACTTCCCGACGCCCGACTACATCGTCGCGGCGGCCGAGGCCGCCTGCCGGGAGCCCAGGTTCCACCGCTACACGCCGGCCGGCGGACTCCCCGAGCTGCGGGAGGCGGTGGCCGCCAAGACCCTGCGCGACTCGAAGTACCAGGTCGAGGCCAGCCAGGTGCTGATCACCAACGGCGGCAAGCAGGCGATCTACGAGGCGTTCGCCACCCTGCTCGACCCGGGCGACGAGGTGCTCGTACCCGCCCCGTACTGGACCACCTACCCGGAGTCGATCCGGCTGGCCGGCGGCGTCCCCGTGACCGTCGACACCGACGAGACCAGCGGATACCTCGCCAGCGTCGAGCAGTTGGAGGCGGCCCGCACCTCGCGCACCAAGGTGCTGCTCTTCGTCTCGCCGTCCAACCCGACCGGCGCGGTCTACTCCCCCGAGCAGACCAAGGCCATCGGCCGCTGGGCCGTCGAGAACGGCCTGTGGGTGCTCACCGACGAGATCTACGAACACCTGGTCTACGGCGACACCGAGTTCAGCTCGCTGCCGACGCTGGTGCCCGAGCTGGCCGACCGCTGCGTCGTCGTCAACGGCGTCGCCAAGACCTACGCGATGACCGGCTGGCGGGTGGGCTGGCTCATCGGCCCGTCCGACGTCGTCAAGGCCGCGGGCAACCTCCAGTCGCACGCCACCTCCAACGTCAGCAACGTGGCCCAGGCCGCCGCGCTGGCCGCCGTCTCGGGCGATCTGGACGCGGTGGCCGCCATGCGGGAGGCGTTCGACCGGCGCCGCACCACCATCGTGCGGATGCTCAACGAGATCGACGGCGTCAACTGCCCCGAGCCCAAGGGCGCGTTCTACGCCTACCCCTCCGTCAAGGAACTGCTCGGCAAGGAGATCGGCGGCCAACGCCCCGCCACCACGCTGGAGTTGGCCGAGGTGCTGCTGGAGAAGGCCGAGGTCGCCGTGGTGCCGGGCGAGGCGTTCGGCACCCCGGGGTTTCTGCGGTTCTCCTACGCGCTGGGCGACGACGACCTCGTCGAGGGCATCGCGCGGATCCAGAAGCTGCTGGCCTAG
- the secE gene encoding preprotein translocase subunit SecE, which produces MTDSDVAPEPRGEGAGRRGRRAKRGPLGKLALFYRQVVAELRKVVWPSRRQLTTYATAVIIFVVVVICILTVLDWGFSRAVDYVFG; this is translated from the coding sequence ATCACGGACTCCGATGTGGCGCCAGAGCCCCGGGGCGAGGGCGCCGGTCGTCGCGGCCGTCGTGCGAAGAGAGGCCCGCTGGGCAAGCTCGCCCTCTTCTACCGCCAGGTCGTCGCGGAGCTGCGCAAGGTCGTCTGGCCGTCGCGGCGACAGCTGACGACGTACGCGACAGCGGTGATCATCTTCGTAGTCGTCGTCATCTGCATCCTGACCGTGCTTGACTGGGGATTCAGCCGAGCCGTCGACTACGTCTTCGGCTGA
- a CDS encoding TetR/AcrR family transcriptional regulator encodes MARESGRMSAEERRESVIRAAVIEFGRAGYVGTSTAAIAKRVGVSQPYLFRLFPDKRAIFLAAAHRTIDEMRRRFDEAAGGLAPQEAHDAMCKAYFPLISDRAHLLFQMQMYVAVSARESEGDHEFAAEIRSAWAEMWDSILAKLGDDTTLTRDFVGIGMLINVMLTMGFPEGHRVWETLTVFDYLEGSNS; translated from the coding sequence ATGGCACGGGAGAGTGGCCGCATGTCGGCCGAGGAGCGGCGCGAGAGCGTCATCCGCGCGGCCGTGATCGAGTTCGGCCGCGCCGGCTACGTCGGCACCTCGACGGCGGCCATCGCCAAGCGGGTCGGCGTCTCGCAGCCCTATCTGTTCCGCCTCTTTCCCGACAAGCGTGCGATCTTCCTGGCCGCGGCCCATCGAACCATCGATGAGATGCGGCGGCGGTTCGACGAGGCCGCCGGGGGGCTCGCCCCCCAGGAGGCGCACGACGCCATGTGCAAGGCGTACTTCCCGCTGATCAGCGACCGCGCCCATCTGCTCTTCCAGATGCAGATGTATGTCGCGGTCAGCGCCAGGGAGTCGGAGGGGGACCACGAGTTCGCCGCCGAGATCAGGTCCGCCTGGGCCGAGATGTGGGATTCGATCCTGGCGAAGCTGGGCGACGACACCACCCTCACCAGGGACTTCGTCGGCATCGGCATGCTGATCAACGTGATGCTGACCATGGGCTTCCCCGAGGGGCACCGCGTCTGGGAGACCCTGACGGTCTTCGACTACCTGGAGGGCTCCAACTCCTAG
- a CDS encoding MaoC family dehydratase produces MSANTRTKVAYAEVEEGTELPARVFPVDRATLVRYAGASLDFNPIHWNERFAVEVGLPNVIAHGMFTMAEAIRVVTDWVGDPGAVLEYGVRFTKPVVVPDDGVGAEIRVAARVAAKLDDERRTVRIDLTAHSDEQKVLGLARAVVRLP; encoded by the coding sequence ATGAGCGCGAACACCCGTACGAAGGTCGCCTATGCGGAGGTCGAGGAGGGCACCGAGCTGCCCGCCCGCGTCTTCCCCGTCGACCGCGCCACGCTGGTGCGGTACGCGGGCGCGTCGCTGGACTTCAACCCGATCCACTGGAACGAGCGCTTCGCGGTCGAGGTCGGCCTGCCCAATGTGATCGCCCACGGCATGTTCACCATGGCCGAGGCGATCCGGGTGGTCACCGACTGGGTCGGCGACCCGGGCGCCGTGCTGGAGTACGGGGTGCGCTTCACCAAGCCGGTGGTCGTGCCCGACGACGGGGTCGGCGCCGAGATCAGGGTCGCCGCCCGGGTGGCCGCCAAGCTGGACGACGAACGTCGCACCGTCCGGATCGACCTGACGGCGCACAGCGACGAGCAGAAGGTGCTCGGCCTGGCCCGCGCCGTGGTCCGGCTCCCTTAG
- a CDS encoding adenosine deaminase — MARARDLRTLPKAHLHLHFTGSMRPGTLRELADKYGVHLPEALRGGEPPQLRATDERGWFRFQRLYDLARSCLREPDDIRRLVREAAEEDVKDGSRWLEIQVDPTSYAPRLGGLIPALEIILDAVRTTSRETGLGMRVLVAANRMKHPLDARTLARLAVRYRDQGVVGFGLSNDERRGFARDFDRAFAIARDGGLLAAPHGGELAGPISVRDCLVDLGATRVGHGVRASEDPAVLAALADAGVTCEVCPASNVALGVYQRPTEVPLRTLWNAGVPMALGADDPLLFGSRLADQYRIARDHHAFTDHELAELARQSIHASAAPDDIKTKTLLDIDTWLAVR, encoded by the coding sequence ATGGCTCGTGCACGTGATCTCCGAACCCTGCCGAAGGCCCATCTCCACCTGCACTTCACCGGGTCGATGCGGCCCGGGACGCTGCGTGAGCTGGCCGACAAGTACGGCGTCCACCTGCCGGAGGCCCTGCGCGGCGGCGAACCGCCCCAGCTGCGCGCCACCGACGAGCGCGGCTGGTTCCGCTTCCAGCGGCTCTACGACCTGGCCAGGTCCTGCCTGCGGGAGCCGGACGACATCCGGCGGCTGGTCCGCGAGGCCGCCGAGGAGGACGTCAAGGACGGTTCACGCTGGCTGGAGATCCAGGTCGACCCGACCTCCTACGCGCCGCGCCTCGGCGGGCTGATCCCGGCCCTGGAGATCATCCTCGACGCGGTCCGCACCACCTCGCGCGAGACGGGTCTCGGGATGCGGGTCCTGGTCGCGGCGAACCGGATGAAACACCCGCTCGACGCCCGCACCCTGGCCCGGCTCGCGGTCCGCTACCGCGATCAGGGCGTCGTCGGCTTCGGCCTCTCCAACGACGAACGCCGGGGCTTCGCACGGGACTTCGACCGCGCCTTCGCCATCGCCAGGGACGGCGGCCTGCTGGCCGCCCCGCACGGCGGCGAGTTGGCGGGGCCGATCAGCGTGCGCGACTGCCTCGTCGACCTGGGCGCGACCCGGGTCGGCCACGGTGTCCGCGCCTCGGAGGACCCGGCGGTGCTGGCCGCGCTCGCCGACGCGGGCGTCACCTGCGAGGTCTGCCCGGCGTCCAACGTGGCCCTCGGCGTCTACCAACGTCCCACGGAGGTGCCCCTGCGCACCCTCTGGAACGCCGGCGTCCCCATGGCCCTCGGCGCCGACGACCCCCTCCTCTTCGGCTCCCGCCTCGCCGACCAGTACCGCATCGCCCGCGACCACCACGCCTTCACCGACCACGAACTCGCGGAACTGGCCCGCCAATCCATCCACGCCTCCGCCGCCCCCGACGACATCAAGACGAAGACCCTCCTCGACATCGACACGTGGCTCGCGGTGCGCTAG
- a CDS encoding UDP-N-acetylmuramate dehydrogenase, which yields MLESPDAPLAPLTTLRLGGPADRLLTATTDEEIVETVRRADADGEPLLLVGGGSNLVIADAGFRGTALRIATTGYRLDGTRLELAAGENWSAAVAQAVDAGLAGIECLAGIPGSAGATPIQNVGAYGQEVSSVITEVDVYDRAAGELVTLPGAECGFAYRHSRFKAEPDRHVVLRVRLELNDAGGLSGPVQYAETARALSVEPGGRVPLANARDAVLKLRTGKGMVLDPEDHDTWSAGSFFTNPVLDEAAFAAFLDRVADRLGPDVAAPAYPTPDGLTKTSAAWLIDRAGFPKGHGTGPARISGKHTLALTNRGEATTADLLTLAREVRDGVHAAFGITLVNEPVLINATL from the coding sequence GTGCTGGAATCACCTGACGCCCCGCTCGCCCCGCTGACCACCCTCCGGCTGGGCGGACCGGCCGACCGGCTGCTCACCGCCACCACCGACGAGGAGATCGTCGAAACGGTGCGACGGGCCGACGCCGACGGCGAACCCCTGCTGCTCGTCGGCGGCGGCAGCAACCTCGTCATCGCCGACGCCGGCTTTCGGGGCACCGCGCTGCGCATCGCCACCACCGGCTACCGACTGGACGGCACCCGGCTGGAGTTGGCCGCCGGCGAGAACTGGTCGGCGGCCGTCGCCCAGGCGGTGGACGCCGGCCTCGCCGGCATCGAATGCCTCGCCGGCATCCCCGGCTCCGCCGGCGCCACCCCCATCCAGAACGTGGGCGCCTACGGTCAGGAGGTCTCCTCCGTGATCACCGAGGTCGACGTCTACGACCGCGCCGCCGGCGAGCTCGTCACCCTGCCGGGCGCCGAGTGCGGCTTCGCCTACCGGCACAGCCGGTTCAAGGCCGAGCCCGACCGCCATGTCGTCCTCCGCGTCCGCCTGGAGCTGAACGACGCCGGCGGCCTCTCGGGCCCCGTCCAGTACGCCGAGACGGCCCGCGCGCTCAGTGTCGAACCGGGCGGCCGGGTGCCGCTGGCCAACGCCAGGGACGCGGTGCTCAAACTCCGCACCGGCAAGGGCATGGTCCTCGACCCCGAGGACCACGACACCTGGTCGGCCGGCTCCTTCTTCACCAACCCGGTTCTGGACGAGGCCGCCTTCGCCGCCTTCCTCGACCGCGTCGCGGACCGCCTGGGCCCCGACGTCGCCGCCCCGGCGTACCCGACCCCCGATGGCCTCACCAAGACGTCCGCCGCCTGGCTGATCGACCGCGCGGGCTTCCCCAAGGGCCACGGCACGGGCCCGGCCCGCATCTCCGGCAAACACACCCTCGCCCTCACCAACCGGGGCGAAGCGACCACCGCCGACCTCCTCACCCTCGCCCGCGAGGTCCGCGACGGCGTCCACGCCGCCTTCGGCATCACCCTCGTCAACGAACCCGTCCTCATCAACGCCACGCTCTAA
- a CDS encoding hydrolase produces MPDSDRLLLSGARLADGRAVDVALADGRILAVAPAGTLPAGAPGERVDLAGYLLLPAPAEPHAHHDVALTAEAGGAAGGPVVLERRITEAALSQLGHGATAQRSHVTVRDERGLAALAAARRAALALTGLTELGTVALPGRLTGTAGAEQRALLREAVVSGADAVGGAPDLDPDPAGHLDQVVELAAEHGSPVDLHTDAADARWLGRLVALARARGVTRLTVGPAGGLGRLAPAELAGVAEGLAAGGVSVVSLPQGGCAGSRGGRVPVRELTAAGVRVAAGSGALRSVVNPVGRGDPLEAAFLLASWGERAPLAAYEAVSRAARAALGLAAVAVEVGAPAELLAVRGESVAGALSLGYSRVVLHRGRIVARTSAVREYRSDPPSPVGLELPRQPAG; encoded by the coding sequence ATGCCGGACTCGGATCGGCTGCTGCTGAGTGGTGCCCGCCTGGCCGACGGCCGGGCGGTGGATGTGGCCCTGGCCGACGGCCGGATCCTGGCCGTCGCCCCGGCCGGCACCCTGCCGGCGGGCGCTCCGGGCGAGCGGGTCGATCTGGCCGGCTATCTGCTGCTGCCCGCGCCCGCCGAACCCCACGCGCACCACGATGTCGCGCTGACCGCCGAGGCGGGGGGAGCCGCCGGCGGCCCGGTCGTGCTGGAGCGGCGGATCACCGAGGCGGCGCTCTCCCAGCTGGGCCATGGCGCGACCGCGCAGCGCAGCCATGTGACGGTGCGCGACGAGCGGGGGTTGGCCGCCCTCGCCGCCGCACGGCGGGCCGCCCTGGCGCTGACCGGGCTGACGGAGCTGGGCACGGTGGCGCTGCCGGGGCGGCTGACCGGCACGGCCGGGGCTGAGCAGCGGGCCCTGCTCAGGGAGGCGGTGGTCTCGGGGGCGGACGCGGTCGGCGGCGCGCCCGATCTCGATCCGGACCCGGCCGGCCATCTCGACCAGGTGGTCGAGCTGGCCGCCGAACACGGCAGCCCGGTGGATCTGCACACCGACGCGGCGGACGCGCGGTGGCTGGGGCGGCTGGTGGCGTTGGCGCGGGCCCGTGGGGTGACGCGGCTGACGGTGGGCCCGGCCGGCGGCCTCGGCCGGCTGGCGCCGGCGGAGCTGGCCGGTGTCGCCGAGGGCCTGGCCGCCGGCGGGGTGAGCGTGGTCTCGCTGCCGCAGGGCGGCTGCGCGGGAAGCCGCGGCGGGCGGGTGCCCGTGCGGGAGCTGACGGCGGCCGGGGTGCGGGTGGCGGCCGGCAGCGGGGCGTTGCGTTCGGTCGTCAATCCGGTGGGGCGCGGGGACCCGCTGGAGGCGGCGTTTCTGTTGGCGTCCTGGGGCGAACGGGCGCCGCTGGCCGCCTATGAGGCGGTGAGCCGCGCGGCGCGGGCCGCGCTGGGCCTGGCGGCGGTGGCAGTCGAGGTGGGGGCGCCGGCCGAACTGCTGGCGGTGCGGGGGGAGTCGGTGGCCGGGGCGCTGTCGTTGGGGTACAGCCGGGTGGTGCTGCACCGGGGGCGGATCGTGGCCAGGACGAGCGCGGTCCGCGAGTACCGCTCGGATCCACCGAGCCCGGTGGGTCTCGAACTGCCGCGCCAACCGGCGGGATGA
- a CDS encoding NAD(P)H-binding protein — MRTVIAGGHGKIARRLEKLLSGRGERVAGLIRQPEQAGALLDAGAEPVVCDLESAGVEEVARHLAGADAAVFAAGAGPGSGVARKETVDRAAATLFADAAQRAGVRRLLVVSAMGVDDEPPAGTDPVFAAYLRAKGAADADIRARTGLFWTILRPGRLTDDPGTGRVRLAPSVDYSTVTRDDVAAVLAALLERPSSAGLTLDLVNGDTPIARAVAEAA; from the coding sequence ATGCGCACAGTCATCGCTGGTGGACATGGCAAGATCGCCCGGCGGCTGGAGAAGCTGCTGTCCGGGCGGGGTGAGCGGGTGGCCGGGTTGATCCGGCAGCCGGAGCAGGCCGGAGCGCTGCTCGACGCCGGGGCCGAACCGGTGGTCTGCGATCTGGAGTCGGCGGGGGTGGAGGAGGTCGCTCGGCATCTGGCCGGTGCGGACGCCGCCGTGTTCGCCGCTGGTGCGGGCCCAGGGAGCGGGGTGGCCCGCAAGGAGACGGTGGATCGGGCCGCCGCCACGCTCTTCGCCGACGCGGCGCAGCGGGCCGGGGTGCGGCGGCTGTTGGTGGTGTCGGCGATGGGGGTGGACGACGAGCCGCCGGCCGGCACGGATCCGGTGTTCGCCGCCTATCTGCGGGCGAAGGGGGCGGCCGACGCGGATATCCGGGCGCGCACCGGGCTGTTCTGGACGATTCTGCGGCCCGGTCGGCTGACGGACGATCCGGGCACGGGCCGGGTGCGGTTGGCGCCGAGCGTCGACTACTCGACGGTGACCAGAGACGATGTGGCGGCCGTGCTGGCGGCGTTGCTGGAGCGGCCTTCGTCGGCGGGGTTGACGTTGGATCTGGTGAACGGGGACACCCCGATCGCCCGCGCGGTCGCCGAGGCGGCCTGA
- a CDS encoding MFS transporter, giving the protein MKETASPPRDGSVVWTLIIVGAATFMAALDNLVVTTALPVIRDDLGGELADLEWIVNGYTLPFACLLLLGAALGDRFGRRRVFGVGVLIFTVASAGAAVAGSTGALIAARALQGAGAAILMPLSLTLISASVPPARRGAAFGIWGAVNGLAVAAGPLVGGAITEHLSWQWIFWLNVPIGLALIPLARRKLAESTGGNDRLDLIGTALVSSGLFGVVLSLVRGHEHGWTSGSVVTGFVLGGLLLIAFVRWELRTSHPMLPMRFFRSRTFSAINAASLLMFAGMFGSIFLLTQYLQLIQGYSPTEAGLRMLPWTGMTLLVAPLAGALTDRIGGRVIISSGMVLMAAGLGWLAALAGPDAGYAPQIPAFVLCGVGMAMFFAPAGAMVMGSVAPRDEGIASGVNNALREVGGALGVAVLASVFASQGGYGTPQVFVDGLTPAVWLGAAAVLAAGLVVLLAPRRGEQAPPAGGAPEGNEGDRPEPAPALVP; this is encoded by the coding sequence GTGAAAGAGACAGCCAGCCCACCGCGCGACGGAAGCGTCGTCTGGACGCTGATCATCGTGGGGGCCGCGACCTTCATGGCCGCGCTCGACAACCTTGTGGTCACCACCGCGCTGCCGGTGATCAGGGACGATCTCGGCGGGGAACTCGCCGATCTGGAATGGATAGTCAACGGCTACACCCTGCCGTTCGCCTGCCTGTTGCTGCTCGGCGCGGCGCTGGGCGACCGGTTCGGACGGCGCCGCGTCTTCGGCGTCGGCGTGCTGATCTTCACCGTGGCCTCGGCCGGCGCCGCCGTCGCCGGCTCCACCGGCGCGCTGATCGCGGCCCGCGCCCTCCAGGGCGCCGGCGCGGCGATCCTGATGCCGCTCAGCCTCACGTTGATCTCCGCCTCGGTCCCGCCCGCCAGGCGCGGCGCGGCCTTCGGCATCTGGGGCGCCGTCAACGGCCTCGCCGTCGCGGCCGGGCCCCTGGTCGGCGGGGCCATCACCGAACACCTCTCCTGGCAGTGGATCTTCTGGCTCAACGTGCCCATCGGCCTGGCCCTGATCCCGCTGGCCCGCCGCAAGCTCGCCGAGAGCACCGGCGGCAACGACCGGCTCGACCTGATCGGCACCGCCCTCGTCAGCTCCGGCCTGTTCGGTGTGGTGCTCTCCCTGGTGCGCGGCCACGAACACGGCTGGACGTCGGGCTCGGTGGTGACCGGTTTCGTCCTCGGCGGACTGCTGCTGATCGCCTTTGTCCGCTGGGAGTTGAGGACCAGCCACCCCATGCTGCCGATGCGCTTCTTCCGCTCCCGCACCTTCAGCGCCATCAACGCCGCCAGCCTGCTGATGTTCGCCGGCATGTTCGGCTCCATCTTCCTGCTCACCCAGTACCTCCAGCTGATCCAGGGCTACAGCCCCACCGAGGCCGGCCTGCGGATGCTGCCCTGGACGGGGATGACGCTGCTGGTCGCCCCCCTCGCCGGCGCGCTCACCGACCGGATCGGCGGCCGGGTGATCATCTCCTCGGGCATGGTGCTGATGGCCGCCGGGCTCGGCTGGCTGGCCGCCCTCGCCGGGCCCGACGCGGGCTACGCCCCCCAGATCCCGGCCTTCGTCCTCTGCGGCGTCGGCATGGCGATGTTCTTCGCGCCGGCCGGAGCCATGGTGATGGGCTCGGTCGCGCCCCGCGACGAGGGCATCGCCTCCGGCGTCAACAACGCGCTGCGCGAGGTCGGCGGCGCGCTCGGCGTCGCCGTACTGGCCTCCGTCTTCGCCAGCCAGGGCGGCTACGGGACGCCCCAGGTCTTCGTCGACGGGCTGACGCCGGCCGTCTGGCTCGGCGCGGCGGCGGTGCTGGCCGCCGGCCTCGTGGTGCTGCTCGCCCCCCGTCGCGGCGAGCAGGCGCCCCCGGCGGGCGGCGCCCCCGAGGGGAACGAGGGCGACCGCCCCGAGCCGGCCCCCGCGCTCGTCCCCTGA